Proteins from a single region of Runella sp. SP2:
- a CDS encoding aminodeoxychorismate synthase component I, translating into MINTLSTLEAIEKMNQLGRERTPFLFIIDFLAQRPVVLPLSQIDPKVILFDFNGVHNGTTHPTPHLSPFTFSKSPLSLEDYTPKFELVVEHLKRGDSFLTNLSIPTPIHTELDLKTIFYHSKAKYRLWWQQQFVCFSPEIFVQIRGNRIASFPMKGTIDAQLPNAEERILSDKKEAAEHATIVDLIRNDLSMIAQKVWVERYRYLDTLNTNQKSLLQVSSEIAGLMPSNWRDFIGNWLFRLLPAGSISGAPKPSTLDIIRRAEGYERGYYTGITGVFDGENFDSGVLIRFIEQSGEQLIFKSGGGITARSQVHIEYQEMIDKIYLPISNATIHRNSSTLQREVV; encoded by the coding sequence ATGATAAATACCCTTTCTACGCTTGAGGCTATTGAAAAAATGAATCAGTTAGGTCGTGAGCGAACGCCCTTTTTGTTCATTATTGATTTTTTAGCCCAACGTCCTGTTGTTTTACCTCTTTCTCAAATCGACCCAAAGGTCATTTTGTTTGATTTTAATGGGGTTCACAATGGTACAACGCACCCAACACCCCATCTTTCGCCTTTTACCTTTTCAAAATCACCGCTTTCTTTGGAAGACTACACGCCCAAATTTGAGCTAGTGGTGGAGCACCTCAAGCGAGGTGATTCTTTTTTGACAAATTTATCAATTCCTACCCCAATACATACGGAGCTGGATTTAAAAACGATTTTTTATCACAGTAAAGCCAAATACCGCCTGTGGTGGCAGCAGCAGTTTGTCTGTTTTTCGCCTGAAATATTTGTGCAAATTCGCGGCAATCGAATCGCTTCGTTTCCCATGAAAGGAACGATTGATGCTCAGTTGCCCAACGCAGAAGAACGTATTTTGAGCGACAAAAAGGAAGCAGCCGAACACGCTACCATCGTAGATTTGATTCGAAACGACCTGAGTATGATTGCCCAAAAGGTATGGGTGGAACGTTATCGCTATCTTGATACCCTGAATACCAACCAAAAATCGTTGCTGCAAGTAAGTTCTGAGATTGCGGGTCTTATGCCATCAAATTGGCGTGATTTTATCGGCAACTGGCTTTTTCGTCTTTTGCCAGCAGGCTCAATTAGTGGCGCTCCCAAACCAAGTACCCTCGATATTATCCGACGCGCCGAAGGCTATGAGCGCGGCTATTACACAGGAATTACGGGGGTATTTGATGGCGAAAATTTTGACAGCGGCGTACTCATCCGTTTTATTGAACAATCGGGAGAACAGCTTATCTTTAAGAGTGGTGGAGGTATCACAGCCCGAAGCCAAGTCCACATCGAATACCAAGAAATGATTGACAAAATCTATTTACCTATTTCTAATGCCACTATTCATCGAAACTCTTCGACTCTTCAACGGGAAGTTGTCTAA
- a CDS encoding OmpA family protein — translation MGTLFSCTLLAQAPASYLPTTNKKAAEALERSTKFYNEKNFEKASQFVDEALRHDSTLADAYFRKGQLYEVFTQPDLALQAYRKTVQLKPDAPQFALAYQRLIEHQLREGDYAQAKNDLEHYITFLKPNSIAQKRAQRQLQTCVYGAKAILNPLVIHPEELSDTVNQFILQYFPALTGDGETLLFTGLKPENDEDLFICTYKNGRWSSPVSVSDKINTADNEGTGTLSADGRTLVFTACNRREGYGSCDLYISHKVGEEWDKPKNLGIVVNSPYWESQPALSPDGQLLYFISDRPGGVGGRDIWYTTLQPNGEWEKAKNLDKTINTPFDEASPFLYANGRTLFFASEGHEGLGGYDLFFADSTATGWQNPQNIGYPINTSDNQVALVITADGKYGYYSLDAKRVGNQRVSRLYRFRLPDELTKRFNTANYLRGVVTDVRTKKPIQANIELMNLTTGKRVQLLSSDATTGNYLTTLPNGSEWGLYVSAKGYFYKSLSFDYSQKNNAEGYQLDIALEPLQREAYGVLSNIYFETGKAELQEKSRTELSKLVEQLRSQPSLRIEIAGHTDDVGDAKQNQLLSQKRAQSVVDYLVQLGVAKERIKAVGFGEAKPIVPNISDENRQLNRRIEWRIW, via the coding sequence TTGGGTACATTATTTTCGTGTACACTTCTTGCCCAAGCACCAGCATCCTACCTGCCAACTACCAACAAAAAAGCGGCGGAGGCTTTGGAGAGAAGTACAAAGTTTTACAACGAAAAAAACTTTGAAAAAGCGTCGCAGTTTGTGGATGAAGCGCTCCGCCATGATTCTACCTTGGCAGATGCGTATTTTCGTAAAGGGCAATTGTATGAAGTTTTTACCCAACCTGATTTGGCCTTACAGGCATACCGTAAAACAGTACAACTAAAGCCCGATGCACCTCAATTTGCCCTAGCGTATCAACGTCTCATTGAGCACCAGTTGCGGGAAGGAGACTATGCGCAAGCGAAAAACGATTTAGAACACTACATCACGTTTCTTAAACCCAATAGCATTGCGCAAAAAAGAGCGCAACGACAGCTTCAAACTTGTGTTTACGGAGCAAAGGCCATTCTCAACCCCCTCGTGATTCATCCCGAAGAGCTTTCTGACACGGTCAATCAGTTTATTCTGCAATATTTTCCTGCTTTGACAGGAGATGGCGAAACGTTGCTTTTTACGGGGCTAAAACCCGAAAACGATGAGGATTTATTTATTTGTACCTACAAAAACGGGCGTTGGAGTTCGCCCGTGTCAGTATCGGATAAAATTAATACGGCTGATAACGAAGGCACTGGGACACTCTCGGCCGATGGAAGGACGCTTGTCTTTACTGCCTGCAATCGCCGAGAGGGCTATGGGAGTTGTGATCTATATATTAGCCATAAAGTAGGGGAAGAATGGGATAAACCAAAAAACTTGGGGATAGTTGTTAATTCTCCTTATTGGGAATCGCAACCTGCATTGTCGCCCGACGGGCAGCTGCTTTACTTTATTTCTGACCGTCCAGGAGGTGTAGGTGGGCGGGATATTTGGTACACTACCTTACAACCAAATGGCGAATGGGAAAAAGCGAAAAATTTGGATAAAACCATCAATACTCCCTTTGATGAAGCGTCTCCTTTTTTATATGCCAATGGGCGGACGTTATTTTTTGCATCGGAAGGCCACGAAGGATTGGGCGGATACGACCTGTTTTTTGCAGATAGTACGGCTACTGGTTGGCAAAATCCCCAAAATATTGGCTATCCTATCAATACTTCCGACAATCAAGTGGCACTCGTCATTACTGCTGATGGCAAGTATGGTTACTATTCATTGGATGCAAAGCGAGTCGGAAATCAGCGGGTATCGAGATTGTACCGTTTTCGTTTGCCCGATGAGTTGACCAAAAGGTTTAATACGGCCAATTACTTGCGAGGAGTTGTCACCGATGTTCGTACCAAAAAACCAATTCAAGCAAACATCGAATTAATGAATTTAACAACGGGTAAACGCGTACAATTGCTGTCGTCTGACGCCACTACGGGCAATTACCTCACCACCTTGCCCAATGGCAGTGAGTGGGGATTGTACGTAAGTGCCAAAGGATATTTTTACAAAAGCTTGTCGTTCGATTATAGCCAAAAAAACAATGCGGAAGGGTATCAATTGGATATCGCTTTGGAGCCACTTCAGAGAGAAGCTTATGGCGTATTGAGCAATATTTATTTTGAAACGGGAAAAGCTGAGTTGCAAGAAAAATCCCGAACAGAATTAAGTAAGCTCGTTGAACAACTGCGTTCGCAGCCGTCGCTTCGCATTGAAATCGCAGGCCATACCGACGATGTGGGCGATGCCAAGCAAAATCAGCTACTTTCTCAAAAACGCGCCCAAAGTGTGGTCGATTATCTTGTGCAATTAGGTGTTGCAAAAGAACGTATCAAAGCAGTAGGCTTCGGTGAAGCAAAACCAATTGTTCCTAATATTTCGGACGAAAACCGACAGCTAAATCGCCGTATAGAATGGAGAATATGGTAA
- a CDS encoding aminotransferase class IV — MPLFIETLRLFNGKLSNLRFHNERMYRTQAQHFEGIMATDLAQAILPITNLQLGLFKCRVTYGKTIEKIEFEPYQPRTIQSLRLVEANDISYSFKYQDRSSLNALAAQKGTADDVLIVKNGHLTDTSYANIVFWDERQWVTPTTFLLAGTQRSFLLEQGKIVEKKIRTEDLPKYFSARIINSMLDFETTPHIPLRSIF; from the coding sequence ATGCCACTATTCATCGAAACTCTTCGACTCTTCAACGGGAAGTTGTCTAATCTACGCTTTCACAACGAACGTATGTACCGTACTCAAGCACAGCACTTTGAAGGGATTATGGCCACGGATTTAGCGCAAGCAATTTTACCAATTACCAACCTACAGCTAGGCTTATTTAAGTGCCGAGTCACGTACGGAAAAACCATTGAAAAAATAGAGTTTGAGCCCTACCAACCTCGTACTATCCAATCGCTTCGACTCGTAGAGGCCAACGACATTTCGTACTCATTTAAGTACCAAGACCGAAGCAGTTTGAATGCACTTGCTGCTCAAAAAGGCACGGCCGACGATGTGCTCATTGTCAAAAACGGCCACCTTACCGATACGTCGTACGCCAATATCGTTTTTTGGGATGAACGACAGTGGGTTACTCCTACAACTTTTTTACTCGCGGGTACGCAGCGTTCATTTTTGTTAGAACAAGGAAAAATTGTAGAAAAAAAAATTCGGACAGAAGACCTACCTAAGTACTTTTCTGCCCGAATCATCAATTCGATGTTAGATTTTGAAACTACTCCCCACATCCCGCTGAGGAGTATTTTCTAG
- a CDS encoding 7-carboxy-7-deazaguanine synthase QueE → MDSQTSQLPVMEAFYTLQGEGYHSGKAAYFIRLGGCDVGCVWCDVKESWDADIHPKHTLTQIVNEALQYPARMAVVTGGEPLMYDLGALTTELHNAGFETNIETSGAHPFSGTWDWVCFSPKKFKNPHDSIYAQADELKVVIYHKSDFEFAEYHAARVNKDCVLLLQPEWSRMQEMTPLIVEYVKQHPQWRVSLQTHKYMDIP, encoded by the coding sequence ATGGATTCGCAAACATCCCAACTACCCGTAATGGAAGCCTTTTATACGCTACAGGGCGAAGGGTATCATAGTGGAAAAGCGGCCTATTTTATTCGTTTGGGCGGCTGCGACGTAGGGTGCGTGTGGTGCGACGTGAAAGAGTCGTGGGATGCTGATATTCACCCCAAACATACGCTAACACAAATAGTAAACGAAGCATTGCAGTATCCTGCACGCATGGCCGTAGTGACAGGAGGTGAGCCGTTGATGTATGATTTGGGGGCGTTGACCACCGAACTGCACAATGCTGGATTTGAGACCAATATCGAAACTTCGGGAGCACACCCATTTTCGGGTACGTGGGATTGGGTTTGTTTTTCGCCCAAAAAATTCAAAAACCCTCATGATAGCATTTATGCGCAAGCCGACGAACTGAAAGTCGTTATTTACCACAAATCAGATTTTGAGTTTGCCGAATACCACGCTGCTCGTGTCAACAAAGACTGTGTGCTGCTACTCCAACCCGAGTGGAGTCGAATGCAAGAAATGACGCCTTTAATCGTTGAGTATGTAAAACAGCATCCCCAATGGCGCGTCTCCTTGCAAACGCACAAATACATGGATATACCGTAG
- a CDS encoding TIGR04283 family arsenosugar biosynthesis glycosyltransferase, which yields MDTKFISVIIPTLNEEKNVRRLVENIQKYGQQYVAEIIVVDGGSTDNTVQVAKEIGATVVVNSLRGRAAQMNAGATRAAGQVLYFVHADTQVAESFADDIHQAIQEGYQAGGYRFRFDSDRWLLKINSYCTRFDSLFVRGGDQTLFVTTALFNSLGGFDERYVIMEEYDFLRKMWKSHRKLFKLIPKEVVVSARKYETNSWLSVQLANLVAVLQFKMGRNPQYIAHLYKKMLNYR from the coding sequence ATGGATACTAAATTTATTTCGGTCATTATCCCCACGCTAAACGAAGAAAAAAACGTTCGTCGTTTGGTAGAAAATATTCAAAAATATGGTCAGCAATACGTAGCAGAAATCATCGTCGTGGACGGAGGAAGTACCGATAATACCGTACAGGTGGCCAAAGAGATAGGCGCTACCGTGGTTGTAAACTCGCTTAGAGGTAGGGCCGCACAGATGAACGCAGGGGCTACGCGAGCGGCTGGGCAAGTGCTCTATTTTGTTCATGCCGATACGCAAGTAGCCGAAAGTTTTGCGGACGACATCCACCAAGCGATTCAGGAAGGCTATCAAGCGGGCGGGTATCGTTTCCGTTTCGATTCTGACCGATGGTTGTTAAAAATCAATAGTTATTGTACGCGCTTCGACTCGCTGTTTGTCCGAGGAGGCGATCAAACCTTATTTGTAACCACCGCTTTGTTTAATAGTTTAGGGGGCTTTGACGAACGTTACGTCATTATGGAAGAATATGATTTTTTGCGCAAAATGTGGAAATCGCACCGTAAACTGTTTAAACTAATCCCGAAAGAGGTGGTGGTATCGGCACGAAAATACGAAACAAATAGCTGGTTGAGCGTGCAGTTGGCAAACTTAGTCGCCGTTCTTCAGTTTAAAATGGGACGAAATCCGCAATACATCGCCCATTTGTACAAAAAGATGTTGAACTATCGCTAG
- a CDS encoding BamA/TamA family outer membrane protein — protein sequence MRCRIFKNIRTTNLFALFVWGVFFLQTAYSQQKKWNVLPFPVVYYTPETRWAYGGAVTSTFRFRSDSLNARPSQLSLGVVFTQEKQSLYYLPFQLFPQNGNYYFYGELGFYRYNYYFFGIGEAAVPKELYGVDFPRIRLNAFKKMGSHSYWGLRYQYEDYRITETEPNGAFDQGVVAGFPRSITSGVGLGWFYDSRDVLFYPSKGAFVDAAYWLHSPIFGGNVAFQRITADAAVFKKVGARIILAANMYGSFNWGNPPFNMLSEMGGPKRMRGYYLGRFRDNNALLTQAEVRVHVVGRLKVAGFTSLGVMGASKPILRFSNPKFAHGVGLRFVANRKDALNVRFDYAVGSDGGNFYFTIGEAF from the coding sequence ATGCGTTGTCGAATCTTTAAAAATATACGTACTACTAACTTATTCGCGCTGTTCGTTTGGGGTGTTTTTTTTCTCCAAACGGCCTATAGCCAGCAAAAAAAATGGAATGTACTCCCGTTCCCAGTAGTTTACTACACCCCCGAAACGCGCTGGGCGTACGGAGGAGCGGTAACTTCAACGTTTCGTTTTCGGTCAGATTCGTTGAATGCTCGCCCCTCTCAACTGAGCCTTGGAGTTGTATTTACCCAAGAGAAACAATCGCTCTACTACTTACCGTTCCAATTGTTTCCTCAAAATGGTAACTATTATTTCTATGGGGAACTGGGTTTTTATCGGTACAACTACTATTTTTTTGGCATTGGTGAAGCTGCCGTTCCCAAAGAATTATACGGGGTAGATTTTCCACGGATTCGTTTGAATGCGTTCAAAAAAATGGGCTCTCATAGCTATTGGGGGCTACGTTATCAGTACGAAGACTATCGAATCACTGAAACAGAACCCAACGGAGCATTTGACCAAGGAGTTGTCGCAGGTTTCCCCCGCTCAATCACCTCAGGTGTGGGACTTGGATGGTTTTACGACTCCCGCGACGTCCTGTTTTATCCCAGCAAAGGAGCTTTTGTGGATGCGGCATACTGGCTTCATTCGCCTATTTTTGGCGGTAATGTGGCCTTTCAGCGCATTACTGCCGACGCAGCTGTGTTTAAAAAAGTTGGAGCACGGATTATCCTTGCTGCCAATATGTACGGTAGTTTCAATTGGGGAAACCCGCCCTTCAATATGCTTTCTGAGATGGGAGGGCCTAAGCGAATGCGAGGTTATTATTTAGGGCGATTTAGAGATAATAATGCGCTTCTGACTCAGGCTGAAGTTCGAGTGCATGTCGTTGGGCGTTTGAAAGTTGCTGGTTTTACATCTTTGGGGGTGATGGGTGCCTCAAAACCTATTTTGAGGTTTTCAAATCCCAAATTTGCGCATGGCGTAGGGCTTCGCTTTGTTGCAAATCGTAAAGATGCGCTCAATGTACGCTTTGACTATGCAGTTGGTAGCGATGGCGGAAACTTTTATTTTACAATCGGTGAAGCATTTTAA
- the trxB gene encoding thioredoxin-disulfide reductase → MSSEKVSCLIIGSGPAGYTAAIYASRAGLKPVLYTGGQPGGQLTITTEVENYPGYPEGVQGPQMMIDFENQARRFGTDIRYGLATKVDFSDSTLHKVWIDDNTLIESPSVIIATGASAKWLGLESEQRLNGYGVSACAVCDGFFFRNQEVAIVGGGDTACEEASYLAKLCKKVYMIVRREELRASQVMQNRVKSTPNIEILWNSETEEILGDQGVTGAKLKNVKTGESYTIDVTGFFVAIGHQPNTDIFKDFIDMDDAGYIQTVKGSTKTNVEGVFACGDAQDNIYRQAITAAGSGCMAALDAERYLTEKGIH, encoded by the coding sequence ATGTCTTCTGAAAAAGTATCTTGCTTAATCATAGGTTCGGGGCCAGCAGGTTATACTGCGGCTATTTATGCCTCTCGTGCAGGTCTTAAGCCTGTTTTATACACAGGTGGGCAGCCAGGTGGCCAACTTACGATTACTACAGAGGTCGAAAACTATCCTGGGTACCCAGAAGGAGTACAAGGGCCTCAAATGATGATTGATTTCGAAAATCAAGCCCGTCGTTTTGGAACGGATATTCGTTACGGACTAGCCACGAAAGTGGATTTTTCTGATTCAACTCTTCACAAAGTTTGGATTGATGATAATACACTTATTGAGAGTCCATCGGTAATTATTGCGACAGGAGCGTCGGCAAAATGGCTAGGACTAGAGTCAGAACAACGCCTCAATGGCTACGGAGTCTCTGCCTGCGCTGTTTGTGATGGTTTTTTCTTCCGTAACCAAGAAGTAGCCATCGTAGGTGGAGGCGACACGGCTTGCGAAGAAGCAAGTTATTTAGCCAAATTATGTAAGAAGGTATATATGATTGTGCGCCGGGAAGAGCTTCGTGCTTCGCAGGTTATGCAAAATCGGGTAAAGTCAACGCCTAATATTGAAATTCTATGGAATTCTGAAACCGAAGAAATTCTTGGCGACCAAGGTGTAACAGGCGCAAAACTTAAAAATGTTAAAACTGGTGAATCTTATACTATTGACGTAACGGGTTTCTTTGTGGCCATTGGTCATCAACCTAATACTGATATTTTTAAAGATTTTATCGATATGGATGACGCAGGTTACATCCAAACCGTAAAAGGAAGTACCAAAACCAATGTAGAGGGTGTGTTTGCTTGTGGAGATGCCCAAGATAATATTTACCGTCAAGCAATCACCGCAGCAGGTTCTGGCTGTATGGCCGCCTTGGATGCCGAGCGTTATTTAACGGAAAAAGGCATACACTAA
- a CDS encoding transaldolase family protein produces the protein MELYLDSADFKEIETAFQLGFLAGLTTTPTFMHREGVTDLDGMIVKLSKIVPVLQIEALGDSAEDIVKDAERQLALGLDPAKTVFKVPVSLEGVRACKMLRDRGMMVNVHLVYTIQQAYMAMTAGASYICVLAGRMQDQGYDAIKLIGECVEMVNFYGSSSKVMFSSVRNAEHVRNAIDLGCHTITVPWKIMKVLTENSFTAIGTQQFVEHTRLITVTVGEAINGVNPLVSADTTLADAIVKMTEFGFGSVTVTNADGSVKGVFTDGDLRRKLSSEGRDVLSKAIGEFEYKMPVSIEATALLDAAAALFKKTSVDTILVTEGGKPVGMLDIQDLK, from the coding sequence ATGGAATTATACCTTGATTCTGCCGACTTTAAAGAGATAGAAACTGCCTTCCAACTTGGATTTTTAGCAGGCCTCACCACAACGCCAACGTTTATGCACCGCGAGGGTGTAACTGACCTCGACGGAATGATTGTGAAATTGTCGAAAATTGTCCCTGTTCTTCAAATTGAAGCCTTGGGTGATAGTGCCGAAGATATCGTAAAAGATGCCGAACGGCAGCTAGCATTGGGCCTTGACCCTGCAAAAACGGTATTTAAAGTTCCCGTTTCACTCGAAGGGGTTCGTGCCTGTAAAATGCTCCGCGACCGTGGTATGATGGTAAACGTACACTTGGTTTATACGATTCAACAAGCGTATATGGCAATGACCGCAGGCGCCAGCTATATCTGCGTATTGGCAGGTCGTATGCAAGATCAAGGGTATGACGCTATTAAGTTAATTGGAGAATGCGTCGAAATGGTAAATTTCTACGGTTCTTCGTCAAAAGTAATGTTCTCGTCGGTGCGTAATGCCGAGCACGTTCGCAATGCGATTGACTTGGGTTGCCACACGATTACAGTGCCTTGGAAAATTATGAAGGTGTTGACTGAAAATAGCTTTACGGCCATTGGCACGCAACAGTTTGTAGAACACACGCGTTTAATTACAGTGACAGTAGGCGAAGCAATCAATGGCGTAAATCCATTGGTGTCAGCAGATACTACGTTGGCCGATGCGATTGTAAAAATGACTGAATTTGGTTTTGGCTCTGTAACGGTGACAAATGCCGACGGAAGCGTGAAAGGCGTATTTACGGACGGTGATTTGCGTCGTAAATTGTCGAGTGAAGGACGTGATGTATTGAGCAAAGCCATCGGTGAGTTTGAATACAAAATGCCTGTTTCTATCGAAGCAACGGCGCTGTTGGATGCGGCCGCTGCACTTTTCAAGAAAACAAGCGTTGATACGATTTTGGTAACTGAAGGTGGCAAACCTGTAGGAATGCTTGATATTCAAGATTTGAAATAA
- a CDS encoding OmpA family protein codes for MARLLANAQIHGYTVGIGGDLSVVGVKVSTFYFFFCSLLLSPSVLAQNGLISASARKLYESAERLLPFDREQALKLYKKTIETDSSFAAPYMRIGQLLFDSKETKEGAYPYFEKAIKNDSNERAFLIIYEILGKRYLQKGDYSKAEAYFKGYLRLSPQPKSSAHRSVLRYLKQCEYAQYHLPSTKQGNHQRLPSPINKALAQSYPVLTADLQTLIYTHNNGDEDIFVSKRTAQGWTNPKSISGQINKATNEGTCSISADGRFLVFTACHRKTNRGKCDLYSSYKIGESWSVPVNLGPIVNGPGWQSQPSLSSDGTRLFFSSDRQGGWGGKDIWSTLRDTAGVWGEPVNLGPTINTEFDEISPFIHSNGNTLFFASDGWPSLGGFDMFIATQKLAQWSHPQNLGYPLNDFADQMGFYITPDCQEAFYSYHDKSVPSENGAVVSSLCHYSLPDSLKQLCPAMTFVKGRVIDAETRRPLKATIGVSEKEEQIATFYSDDSTGVFLFVVSPQAKTQVEVKRKNYLSQHLNLSLATDSSFQNGTWEILLTPIKVDSNVVLQHTLFTKNSSALVVAPNSALEHLAEYLKQNVATELLIEGHTDDVGTAELNYTLSLQRAESVKRYLLEKGIEEQRLRVKGYGKSRPLVQRGSEQARQQNRRVECKIVQ; via the coding sequence ATGGCGCGTCTCCTTGCAAACGCACAAATACATGGATATACCGTAGGAATTGGTGGCGACTTGTCGGTCGTAGGGGTGAAGGTTAGTACTTTTTATTTCTTCTTCTGTTCTTTATTATTATCGCCAAGTGTTTTAGCTCAAAACGGGCTAATAAGCGCCAGCGCCCGAAAACTGTACGAGTCGGCAGAGAGGCTGCTCCCTTTTGACAGAGAGCAAGCCTTGAAACTCTACAAAAAAACGATTGAAACGGATAGTTCTTTTGCAGCTCCTTACATGCGGATAGGCCAATTACTCTTTGACTCAAAAGAGACAAAAGAAGGGGCATATCCGTATTTTGAAAAAGCAATAAAAAACGATTCAAACGAAAGAGCCTTTCTTATAATCTATGAAATTTTAGGAAAACGGTACCTTCAAAAAGGAGACTATTCCAAAGCCGAAGCGTATTTTAAAGGGTATTTACGGCTCAGCCCTCAGCCCAAATCGAGCGCTCATCGAAGCGTACTACGTTATTTAAAACAGTGCGAATACGCTCAATACCATCTTCCTAGCACAAAACAGGGCAATCACCAACGTCTTCCTTCTCCTATTAATAAAGCCCTGGCACAGTCTTATCCTGTCCTAACGGCCGATTTGCAGACGCTGATTTATACGCACAACAATGGCGATGAGGATATATTCGTCAGTAAACGAACGGCTCAAGGTTGGACAAACCCCAAAAGTATATCGGGGCAAATTAATAAAGCGACCAATGAAGGGACTTGTTCCATATCGGCAGATGGAAGGTTTTTGGTATTTACGGCTTGCCACCGTAAAACAAATCGTGGAAAATGTGATTTGTACAGTTCGTATAAAATAGGAGAGAGTTGGAGTGTGCCTGTTAATTTGGGTCCTATTGTTAACGGTCCAGGATGGCAGTCACAGCCGTCGCTTTCGTCGGATGGTACTCGTTTATTTTTTTCTTCTGACCGTCAAGGAGGATGGGGAGGAAAAGATATTTGGAGTACTTTACGTGATACAGCAGGTGTGTGGGGCGAACCTGTCAACCTTGGCCCTACTATCAATACAGAGTTTGATGAAATCTCGCCTTTTATTCACTCCAATGGTAATACTCTTTTTTTCGCTTCGGATGGTTGGCCTAGTTTGGGAGGCTTTGATATGTTTATCGCGACCCAAAAGCTGGCTCAGTGGTCACATCCTCAAAATCTAGGCTACCCACTCAATGATTTTGCCGACCAAATGGGATTTTATATTACTCCCGATTGTCAAGAGGCGTTTTATTCGTACCATGATAAGAGTGTACCTAGTGAAAATGGGGCAGTTGTTAGTAGTTTGTGTCATTATTCTTTACCCGACTCGCTCAAGCAACTTTGCCCCGCGATGACCTTTGTAAAAGGGCGAGTGATAGATGCAGAAACAAGACGACCTTTAAAAGCCACGATAGGGGTGTCAGAAAAAGAAGAGCAAATCGCCACTTTTTATTCAGATGACTCGACGGGCGTGTTTCTATTTGTGGTATCCCCACAGGCAAAAACTCAAGTGGAGGTGAAACGTAAAAACTACCTTTCTCAACATTTGAACCTTAGTTTAGCCACCGATTCGTCTTTTCAAAACGGAACTTGGGAAATTCTATTGACGCCGATTAAGGTGGATTCAAATGTTGTTTTACAACACACATTATTTACAAAGAATAGCTCGGCGCTGGTCGTTGCACCAAATTCGGCATTAGAACATTTAGCGGAGTATCTAAAACAAAATGTCGCAACCGAACTTTTGATTGAAGGGCACACCGATGATGTTGGAACGGCGGAGTTAAATTATACATTGTCGCTACAAAGGGCAGAATCGGTAAAAAGATATTTACTTGAAAAAGGCATTGAAGAACAACGGCTACGCGTTAAGGGCTACGGAAAAAGCAGGCCATTGGTACAGCGTGGTTCTGAGCAAGCAAGGCAGCAAAATCGTAGAGTTGAATGTAAAATCGTACAATAG